One genomic window of Panicum hallii strain FIL2 chromosome 6, PHallii_v3.1, whole genome shotgun sequence includes the following:
- the LOC112897965 gene encoding cyclase-associated protein 1-like — translation MEGALIGRLEAAVSRLEALSAGAHPSIAARGLSDDASAQDPAILAFDDLVASALGRVSAAAGKIGAEVAEVTRLVEKAFLVGKDLLIRTKQTQKPTMESLAAFMGPLNETILEANALAEGTRSSHANHLKAAAGSLAALAWIGYTGKGCGMPLPMAQVEESWQMAEFYSNKVLVEYKNKDPDHVEWARALKELYVPDLRDYIKRFYPLGPVWQPPGSATNKAPSAPSPPASLAISSASSSQPKSGMSAVFAEISSGKPVTQGLRKVTDDMKSKNRTDRTGVVTTEGKETRNAPSFGSTKGPAKLELQMGRKWVVEHHVGNKSLIIEDCDTKQSVYAYGCKDCVLQIKGKVNNITVDKCTKVGVLFKGVVAAFEVVNCNSVEVQCEGSVPTISIDNTSGCQLYLSKESLDTSITTAKSSEINALIPDANSDGDWAEHSLPQQYIHAFKDGQFTTSPVSHSGA, via the exons ATGGAGGGAGCCCTGATAGGGAGGCTGGAGGCGGCGGTATCCCGGCTGGAGGCACTCAGCGCCGGAGCTCACCCGTCGATCGCGGCACGCGGCCTGTCCGACGACGCGTCGGCGCAGGACCCGGCGATCTTGGCCTTCGACGATCTCGTCGCCAGCGCCCTCGGGAGGGTATCCGCGGCGGCCGGAAAGATCGGGGCGGAGGTCGCCGAGGTGACGCGTTTGGTGGAGAAGGCGTTCTTGGTTGGAAAGGACCTTCTTATCAGGACCAAGCAAACACAG AAACCAACAATGGAGTCCTTGGCGGCGTTTATGGGGCCTCTGAATGAAACGATCTTGGAGGCCAATGCACTGGCTGAGGGGACAAGATCGAGCcacgccaaccatctgaaggcAGCAGCCGGTAGCCTGGCCGCTTTGGCGTGGATTGGTTACACCGGCAAAGGTTGCG GTATGCCTCTTCCAATGGCGCAAGTAGAAGAGAGTTGGCAAATGGCAGAGTTCTACAGCAATAAG GTGCTTGTGGAATACAAAAATAAGGACCCTGATCATGTGGAGTGGGCTAGAGCCCTAAAAGAGCTTTATGTCCCCGATTTGCGTGATTACATAAAGAGGTTTTACCCATTGGGCCCAGTGTGGCAACCGCCAGGAAGTGCAACGAACAAGGCACCTTCAGCTCCATCCCCTCCTGCATCTCTTGCAATCTCTTCAGCTTCATCATCCCAGCCCAAATCTGGAATGTCAGCCGTATTTGCTGAAATCAGCTCGGGAAAACCAGTGACACAAG GCCTCAGGAAGGTGACAGATGACATGAAGAGCAAGAATAGAACAGACAGAACAGGTGTTGTAACTACTGAAGGAAAAGAAACTCGCAATGCACCTTCCTTTGGCTCAACCAAAGGACCTGCTAAATTGGAGCTCCAGATGGGTCGCAA ATGGGTGGTCGAGCATCATGTTGGGAACAAGAGCTTAATTATTGAAGACTGTGATACCAAACAGTCAGTGTATGCATATGGATGCAAGGATTGTGTGCTGCAAATCAAAG GGAAAGTGAACAATATAACAGTTGATAAGTGCACCAAAGTTGGAGTGTTATTCAAG GGTGTTGTAGCAGCTTTTGAAGTTGTGAATTGCAACAGTGTAGAGGTCCAATGTGAG GGCTCGGTTCCAACTATATCAATAGACAACACATCTGGCTGCCAACTTTACTTAAGCAAGGAATCTTTGGATACATCTATAACAACTGCTAAATCAAGTGAAATCAATGCTCTTATTCCAGATGCAAACAGCGATGGTGATTGG GCCGAGCATTCCTTGCCCCAGCAGTATATTCATGCGTTCAAAGATGGACAATTTACAACATCTCCAGTATCTCATTCTGGCGCTTGA